CATCGAGCGTTACATCGACGATCGAATGATCGCCGAACTGTTCGACGAGCGACATGAAATGCAGCGCGTCGAAATAGAAACGCAGCGCGTTTTCATCGACGGATTGCGGGGTTTCGGCAAGCTGATCGCCAATCGATGCGATCAGGTTTTGCAGCGCCGATTGCAGCTTTGGCGGCACGTCGGGCAGTACCTCGTACGCTGCATTGCGCTCGCGGTTCAACGCATTCCATTCGCGGTTCAATCGATCGAACGGTCTTTTCAGCGCTAAAGGCGCGGCATGGCGCGCGCCGCGAAACGCGTGTTGATCGAGCGTCGCGCTATACATGCGGCGCGCGCGGTCGGGCAGATTGTGCGCTTCGTCGGCGAGCACGGCGACGCGCCAGCCGTTCAGCTGCGTGAGCGCGTACAGCATCGCGCTGCTGTCGAAGTAGTAGTTGTAGTCGCCAATCACGACGTCGCACCAGCGCGCCATTTCCTGCGCGAGATAGTACGGACAGATGCCATGCGCGAGCGCCGCTTCGCGCACGGCTGCGCGATCGAGCGTGCGCGCCTGCAACGCCGTGTCCCGCGCGTCGGGTAGCCGGTCGTAGAAGCCGCGCGCGAGCGGACAGGATTCCCCGTCGCACGATTTGTCGGGATGCTCGCAGGCCTTGTCGCGCGCGACGAGTTCGAGCGTGCGTAACGGCAGCGCGGCTTCGCTGCGATGCAGGGATTCGACGGCTTCGAGCGCGAGCGCACGGCCCGGCGTCTTTGCGGTCAGGAAAAACACGCGGTCGAGATGATCCGCGCCGCACGCTTTCAACAGTGGAAAAATCGTGCCGAGCGTCTTGCCGATGCCCGTCGGCGCCTGCGCCATCAGACAGCGTCCGTCGCGCGCCGCGCGAAACACGGCAACGGACAGTTCGCGCTGTCCGCTGCGAAACTCGCCATACGGAAATCGCAGCGCGTTCAACGCGGCGTTGCGCGCCTCGCGATGCGCTTCTTCACGCGCGGCCCACGCGACGAAACGCTCGCACTGATCCTCGAAGAACGCGCGCAGCGACGCAGCCGTGTGCTGTTCCGTCAGCACGGTTTCCTTCTGGTCGCCGATGTCGAAGTACACGAGCGCGACCGTCAGTTCTTCGAGCGCGCGTGCCTCGCACAGCAGGTGCCCATACACGAGTGCCTGCGCCCAATGCAACGTGCGATGGTTCGCGGGCATCCGTTCGAGATCGCCGCGATGCGTCTTGATCTCTTCGAGCCGGTTCAGCGCGGAATCGTAGCCATCGGCGCGTCCACGCACCGTGAGACTGCCATGCGTACCCGTCAGCGTGATTTCCGCTTCATAGCCGGACGCGCGGCGCGCCGTCACGGCCTGATGTCCGGCGATGCCTTCGAGCGCCGATGGCGCGGGCGTGAAGCGCAGATCGAGATCGCCGCGCCGCGCGGTGAATTCGCAGAGCGTGCGCGCGGCGACTGTGTAGGTCATGCCGCCTCCGCGTCGGTTGCACCGGCGAGCGCGTCGTCGGCGCTTTCGGTCCAGCGGATGTCGAGCACGCGCACGGGCATGTCGTGCTGCACGCAGTACGCGAGCCAGCGGATCTGGTTGTCCTGCAGACGATCGCCCGGCCCTTTCACTTCGATCAGTTCATAGCGCCGCTCGCGAGGCCAGAAGCGGATCAGGTCGGGCAGGCCCGACCGGTTCGCGCGGATATCCAGCAGCAGCCGCTCGAACCACAGCTTCAGATGCGCGGCGGGCAGGCAATCGAGCGCGAGCGTCAGCAACTCGGGCGTGAGCATGCCCCAGAACACGAACGGCGATTGCAACCCGGCTTTGGTTTCGAAGTGACGCAGGATCGTCTCGCGATACGCGCCGCTTTCGAATTGCGCGAAGCAGGCGTCGAACTGCGCGCTACGGCGCGCGCGGAAGTCGGGCGCGTGCAGATCGGCGGGGCCGCGCTGGAACGGGTGAAAGAACGCGCCCGGCACGGCCTCGAAAACGGGCTCCCAGCACAGCAGACCGAACAGCGAATTGATTAGCGCGTTCTCGACGTAATGCACAGGCGCATCTTCCGTCGACAGATGATCGCGCACGGCGTATTCGACGGCGACGGGCTCCGATGGACGCGGCAATTCGAGCATGCCGCGCTGCGCCGCGCGCACGCCAGCGGGTTTCTGCGCGGCGACGCCGAGCCGCCGATGCAGGCGCGGCAGCATGCGCGCGACGCGCTGCTGCTCCTCTTCGCTCTCGGGAACGGCAGCCGCCTGCAGCGCCAACGCGAGCGCCGCTTCATCGTGGCCATCGCGCTCCAGCACGCGCATGCGCCTGTGCCGCGCGCCCGGCCAGGCGCAGCGCTCGTAGATGCGCAACGCAGCATCCCAGTCGCGCCGGCGTTCGGCCTGATAGCCGATCGCATACAGCAGCTTCGCGCGACGCAACGCGAGCCAGGGGTTGTGCTGTGTATCGATTGCATCGACGGCTTCGAGCAGCGGGTCAAACGCTGTGTCTTCCGTGAGTTCCAGCGCTTCGCGGCACGCTTGCAGCGCCAGATAGCAGTCGACGTCGCTTCGCTGCTGGAACGCCCGCGACGACGGCGCGAACGCGACGCGCTCGTACTGATACACGCCGAGATCGGCGAGCACGAACTCGGACCAGTCCTGATGCAGATTGCCGAAGAACATCAACCGGAAGCGCTCGCATAGCGGCGCGACGAGCACGCGCAGCGCGGCTTCGTCAGCGGCTGCATCCCACTCGCGATAACGCCGTGGCAACGCGTGCGAGGGGTCCGCGACGCGCAGCGCTTCGAGCCATTCGGCCTTGCGCAGACCCTTGAGCGCGGGCAACGCGGCGAATATGCGTTGAAGCTCGGGGCGCGTGGCGCACGCGAACAGTTCGTCGAGTGACACGCCTGCGTCCGCATCGACCCAGCCGAGTGCGGCCAGCGGCGCGGCCGCCTGCGCGGGACAACCGATTTCCGCATACGCGAGCCGCCCCGTGCGAAACAGCGTGCCTTTGCGCATCAGCATGCGCACGAGCAGCGCGCGCGATGCTTTCGGCAGGCGCGCGTCGTCGCGCAGGAATGCGTCCAGAAAGGCGCGCTCGCTGTCGTCGAGCAGATCGTCGTAACGGCTGGCGATCCACGCGAGCGCGCGCTCGAAATTCGACAGGTAATAGAACGGATCGGGAGCGTCGGTCGGCACGGCTATCGGACACGGAAGGCTGTATATTTATACAGCCATGATAGCAAACGCGGCGCCCTGCCGAGCCAGAAAGCGCGCACGCCCGTCATGCTCCTCAAGCGCCGCGCACTTCCGTTTCGGCATAAGTCACCTGCACGGCGGGCACGAACCACGCGAGGCACAGCCCGATCAACGCGGCAAGCGCGGCGACGGACAAGCCGATGTGAATCGACGCAATGAGCGCTTCGCGCGCCATGTGCATCATTGGATCGCTGGAATGCCCCGCCGCCACCAGATGCTCGATCAGCGCGGACTGCTCGTTGCGATCGACAAGCAGATCGGGACTCGCGAACGACTTGAGCCATTGCGTCGCCTGATATGAATCGAGCGAGCGGGTCACGCCCTGCGTGTACATATGGCCGAGCAGCGCACCCGTGATCGCGGTGCCGAGCATGCCGCCAAAAATCCGCAGCGATTGCATCAGCGCCGTCACCGCGCCGAGGTGATCGCGTGCGACGATCTGCTGCGAGCAGATCGTCAGGTTGGTCGCGACGAGGCCAAGCCCCAGTCCGCTCACGCCCATGCACGCCATCCACACGATATGCGGCTCGTGGCCCTTGAACGAGACGAGCGCAACGCAGCCGATCACGAAGAACGCGAAGCCGGCATACATCAGCCCGTTCGCGCGCCGGATACGCGTGACGATACGATTGTTCAGCACGCTGCCGACGGTCGTGCCGAGCAGCAGCGGCGTGATCAGCATGCCGGAATCGTGCGGCGACATCGCGTAGCCGCCCTGGAACAGTAGCGGCACGTAGAACACCATCGAAAACAGCGCAAAGCCGCCAAGCACCGACATCGCGAAGAGCGGTGCGAGCTTGCGGTCGAGCAGCACGTCGACGGGGACGACGGGATAGCCCATGCGCTTTTCCCAGAAGTACAGCGTCAGGCCGCACACGGTCGTGATCGCGAACAGCAGCGCCGTCGTGCCGCTGATGCCCTCGCGCGGCAGTAATTCGATCAGCAGTTGCAGCGCGCCAAACGTCACGGCGACGACGAAGGCGCCGAGCCAGTCGAGCTGGATCGGTCCGCTCGTCTTCAGGTGTCGCAACTTCGGCACAAACATCTGAACAAAGATCAGCGACACGATACCGATGGGCACGTTGACGAAGAACACCAGCCGCCAGCCCTGCATCTGCGTGAGCATGCCGCCGAGCGTCGGCCCGACGATGTTCGCGATGCCGAACGACGACGTGACGAACACGAGCCAGCGCAGCCTGAGTTTGGGATCGGGGAACAGATCGGCGACGGTGGCGAACACGGTGCCGATCAGAATGCCGCCGCCGATGCCCTGCAGGCCGCGCGCGGCGACCAGGAACAGCATGCTGCTGGCAAGCCCGCACAGCACCGACGCCAGCGTGAACAGCAGGATCGCCGCGATCAGGAACGGCTTGCGGCCGTATAGATCGCCAAGCCGCCCGAAGATCGGAATGGTGATGACGGACGCGAGCATGTACGAGGTCGCGACCCACGCGTAGAAGTCGAAGCCCTTCAGGTCGGCGACGATGCGCGGCAACGCGGTGCCGACGATAGTCTGGTCGAGCGCGACCAGCATGGTGACGAAGGCGATGCCGAGCATCGCGAGCAGCGACTCGCGAAACGGCAGCAGTTGACGGCTGGGATCGTGAACGGCACTGGCGGACCTCATGGTGTGCTCCACCGTAAAGACGTCCGCGTGCGCAGCGGACAGGCTGCCGGGCCTTTGCCCGGGCATGCGTCTCTATCGAGAGTGATACGCGCGTTTAAAAATAGCAAGGGCATTTCCCTGGCGGACGCCCGTCATTGCTGCCGGCTTTGCTGCCCGGCTTTGCTGCCCGCCTTCGCGCCGGCATCCGCTGCAGCCCGGGCGCGAATTCCTGCCTATACTTACCTGGCCGTTTCGGACAAAGGTAAGCGGCCAGCCGCCGCGCAACAGGTGACTCTCTCATCCGTTTGCTAACACGAACGAAGGAAACCTCTGGTGAACGACGCCGATCTGGTCGCCGCGGCCCACGCCGCCTTCAATCCTTATGTTCTCGAGCAGTTGAGCAGCCGCATTGGTTTGCCGCCCGACGCAATCAGGCTGGTCGTGGAACGCGCGGCGCCCGGCATCGTGCTGACGATGATGGCGAGTGCAAGCAGCGCCGAAAGCGCGCAACGCCTCTTCCTCGTGATCATGTCCACCGAATCCAATGCACGTATCGCGGCGCAGCTCGCCGGACTGACAGCGAGTTCGCACGGACTGAAGGCCGTCGAGCGTTCGGGCCATGAGCTGGCGATACGCATCGCCGAGAGCCGCGAGATCGCGTTGATCAGCGACCACATTGCCGCCCTGACGGGCGTGCCGCCGCAAGCCGCGCATGCGCTGACGGATGTCGCGTCGGCCGTGGTGTTCGGCGCCGCCAAGCACCATATGCTGCTCGAACAGGGCAGCGTCGCCGACCTGCCGGGCTTGCTCGCCTATCAATGGCCGATCGCTGCGCCGTGGCTCGCCGAAGGGTATTCGAAGGCGCTCGGATTCGAGAGTTCCGCTGCGTTCGCGGATAGTGTCCCGCAACGGCTCGTCGAACTCGCGGCGGTGATGCCGCGCGCGAGCGCCACGGCGGGGAACGGGGCGACCGGCTGGGCGACGAATGGGGCGCCGCCATCCGCGGATGCAGCGCGGTCCGGTGCATACTCTGGCGGCGATTCCTACGGACTGGCGGGTGGCGCTGCGGGCGCGTCTGCGTCTGCGTCTGCATCTGCTTCTGCTGCCGCGCGAGCGGCACCCGGTGTGCCCACGCAGTTGCTGACGACAGTCGAACCCGCCGCGCCCCGCCCGCGCCGCGTTCCCGTCTGGGCTTGGGGCATACTCGGCGTCATCGTGCTGCTGATCGGCATCATCATGTACGGCTACCAGCAGCGAACGGGCACGGACGAAGGGAGTCCGCAGGTCACCAGCAGCATGGCATCGGGCACGTTGTCCACGCCGGCGCCCGTGTCCGAAGCATCTGTACCGCCTGCGGCACAGGCGGCGACCGATTCGGGCGGGTCGGGAACGGCGGCGTCGTCGGAGGCAGTGGCGTCGTCCGAAGCCGCGTCCGCTGCAGGTGCGGCCGCCAATGTGGGCGGTTCGCCAGCCAGCAGCGCGAACCCGGCCTCTGCGGCAAGCCAGTGAAACGGGCATTGCGCGATTACCGCGCCGGGCCGCGATCCGCCGATCGCTTCTCGCCGTGCGCACACTCGACGAAACGCCGTTTTCCCTCATGCGAACCTTTGCCCAATTGTGACCAGTCGCACCATGGAACCGTCCACTGATCCCGCCGATCGCGAACCTTCCGCCGACACGGCGCGCCGCGAGATACCCGCGAGGCATCCATTTGCCGCGCTCGGCAACTGGCTCGCGCGTGTCGATCCCGGCACGCACCGACGCATCAAGGGGCTGCGCCTCGTGACGGCCTACGGCCTCGCCTCGGCGCTCGGCACATTGCAGGACGTCACGCATGGATTGCCACGCGATGCGTCGGTCGGCCTGCTCGCGGCCAACTTCGCGCTGTGGGCGAGCGTGTCGGAGGCGCGCACGACACGGCACGAATCGAGCCGCGATCTCGCGCTGCTATGCGCGGCGGCCGCGCTCGGCGCGGCCATGTACGTGTGCGTTGCACAGCCATTGCTCTTCTTCGGGCATGCGGGTCCCGAGCTCGTACTGGTCACGGGTGCGTTCCTCGTCGGCTATCTGAAGCGATTCGGCGTGACGGGCGGCGGACTCGGCTCGCAGATCTACATCGGGCAACTGCTGGCCTACGGCGCGAACCTCGTTCCCGCCGATCTGCCCGCCATTGCGATTGCCGGGTTGATCGCGATGCTGGCGTCGATCGTGCCCCGCCTGCTGAGCGGGCCCGCTGAACGGCCGGCCGTCGTCGCCGCGCTGTCGCCCGGACCCGAGCCTGTGGCCGGACGGCCTTCACCCGAGTTCGTGATGGGACTGCAGGCCGCGAGCGGCGCGCTCGTCATAGTCGCGTTGAACGCGTGGCTGAACCTCGCGGAATCGGTGTGGGCGATCACGGCCTGCACGTACGTGGTCGCAGGGTCCGCGACAGGCACCGTGCAGCGCGTGCGGAGGCGGATCATCGGCACGCTCGTTGGCGTGCCGCTCGGGCTCATCTGTTTGCCGATCGCGGAGCATGCGCCGCTGCTGATCTGGCTCGCTGCGGCATTGGCGATGATCGTTTATTCGATGGCGCTGCCCGAGCGATACGACATCGCGTGCGGCGCGTTTGCGTTTACGCTGATCGTCACGCTCGCGGTGAACGGCATTCACTCGATTCCATTTCTCACGGCGCGGGCGTGGGAGACGTTGATTGGTGGGGTGCTGGGGTTGCTGGCGGCGATGGTTATTTTTCCGTTGAGGTTGAGGGAGAAATGAGGCTGCATTGAGCCGAGGAAAAGCGCCCGTATATTTTTAATCAGAACAACGGAATATTCCGGATTCTTATTCGTTGCGCGTTACCCGCTTTATAGCAACGCCGAATATCTCCCATCGACGAAGGAATAAACCCCACCCCCACCCCGTTCAATGACCGTCACGACCTTTCGACAAAGCAAGGAGTGCGGTCATGAAGTCTCTATTCGAGGTATTCGGCATCGCAGCCTGTGGCGCGGCTTTAGCGACGCTCGTTTCATGCGGTGGCGGTTCCGGGTCGAACAATATGAGCACGCCTGCGGTGTCGTCGTTCACCGCGGCGGCTCTCGTCTCCGATGGCGCCGTGTCCGCGCCTCACACCGATCCAAACCTGAAGAACGCCTGGGGCGTTGCATTCAATCCGAAAGGCTTCGTCTGGGTCGCCGACAACGGCACCAATCTCGCAACGCTCTACGACGGCAACGGCGTGCCGCAATCGCTCGTCGTCACGATACCGGCCGGCACCAACGGCGACGCAGCACCCACGGGCATCGTGTTCAACGGCACGCCGAGCTTCACCGTCACGCAGAACGGCAAATCAGGCGTCGCGGCCTTCATCTTCGCGGGTGAAGGCGGCACGATCACGGCGTGGGCGCCCGCTGTCGGCCCGACCAACGCCTTCACGATGTACGACGATGCCGCAGGCGGCGCCGTGTACAAAGGGCTCGCGCTCGCGGCGAACAACGGCAGCAACTTCCTCTATGCGACGGACTTTCATAACAACAAGATCGACGTGTTCGATACGAACTTCACGAAGGTGACGATGCCCGGTGGCTTCAAGGACAGCGCCATCCCAGCCGGTTTTGCGCCGTTCGGCATCCAGCTGATCGGCTCGAACCTGTTCGTTACCTACGCGATGCAGGACGCGGCCAAACATGACGACGTGGCGGGCGCGGGCCAAGGCATGGTCGATGTATTCGACACTGCCGGCAATCTCAAGCAGCACTTCGCGACGGGCGCACCGTTGAACGCGCCATGGGGTATCGCGCAGGCACCGAGCAATTTCGGCACGTTCAGCGGCGCGATCCTGATCGGCAATTTCGGCGATGGCACGATCAACGCGTTCGATTCGTCGAGCGGCAAATCGATGGGACCGCTGAAGTCGTCGAATGGCAGCACGATCGTCGAACCTGGCTTGTGGGGCATTGCGTTCGGCAACAACCTGAGCAACCAGCCCTCAAACACGCTGTTCTTTGCAGCGGGGCCAAATGACGAAGCGGACGGCGTGTATGGAAGAATCGATCTGAATCCGGCTTCCAGTTCGGGCACGGGCACCAGTTCCGGCTCCGGCACGGGGTCGAGTTCGAGTGGCGGCGTGGGCGTCGGTATGTAGCACTCTGCCCTTTCTTTCTTCACGCAAAACACAACGGCCGCTCCTTCAAGGAACGGCCGTTGTGTATCTCACGTATCTCGCGCTTCACGCGCAAGCCAGCGGGCATCAAACCTGTCGACGCAACTCCGCAGGCGGCACCTTCATCAGATGTCGATACTTCGCCACCGTACGTCGCGCGACGAGCACGCCCTGATCCGCGAGCATCTTCGCGAGCGCGACGTCGGACAGCGGATCGCGCGTGTTTTCCGCAGCGATCATTTCCTTGAGCAGCGCGCGCACGGCCGCTGCCGAACAGGTGCCGCCGCTTTCCGTGCCCAGTTCGCGTGGGAAGAAATGCTTGAACTCGAAAATGCCGCGCGGCGTCGCCATGTACTTGTTGCCCGTCGCGCGCGAAATCGTCGATTCGTGCAGGCCGAGTTCCTCCGCCACGTCGCGCAACACGAGCGGCTTCAATGCGATCTCACCGTACTGGAAGAACGGCTTCTGATGCGCCACGATGCACTCGGCCACGCGCTGGATCGTTTCGAAGCGCTGCTGCGCGTTGCGTATCAGCCAGCGCGCTTCCTGCAACTGCTGCGCGAGCGGCGAGCGGCTCGCGCCTGCCGACTGCGCGAACAGTTCCGCATACATACGGTGAATCCGCGCGCGCGGTAGCACAGCGGGATTGACGGTCACGACCCACTTGTTGCGCACGCTGCGCACGATCACATCCGGCACGATGTAATTGTCATCGGCGCGGCCATATGAATTGCCCGGCTTCGGATCGAGCTTGCGCACGAGCGTACACGCCACGCGCAATTCCTCGGCATCGCAGCCGATCTGCTTCTGCAACTCGGCATGTTCGCGGCGCGCGAGACGGTCCAGATGATGTTCGACGACCTGCTTCGCCACGTCGCGGCCCGGCGTATCGGCGGGCAGCGCATCGATCTGCAGCGCGAGACACTCAGACAGCGATCGCGCCGCGAGTCCCGGGCGGTCGAGCGTCTGCACGAGCCGCAGCGCGACCAGCAAATCTTCTTCCGTCAACGCGGGTTCGATGTCGAAGACGTCCGTGAGATCGGCGAGGTCCTGGCGCAGATAGCCGTCGTCATCGAGTGCTTCGATGATGAGGCGCGCGACTTCGCGGTCGCGATCGTCGAGCCGATAGAGACGCAACGCATCGTGCAATTGCTCGTGCAGCGTCGGTTGCACGCGCGCCCATTCAGTCGGGTCGGCCGCATCGGAATCGCCGTTGTAGCGCGACGGACCGCGGCCGTAGGCATCGCCTGAATAGTCGCCGCTTGAATAGTCGCTGCTTGAATAATCGCCGCCATCATCCGACGAGGACGCAACGCTTTCTGTGGCCGGCTCCGCCGACGAGCCTTCCATCGCGTTGTCACGTTCGTTGGCAGGCAGTGTTTCGCCGTCGGCGCCGTTGCTCTCGGCCGTCTTGCCTGCCGACAGATCTTCCGAAACAGACGGGTCGTATTCGAGGAAGGGATTGGTGTCGAGCGCGTTGCGCAGTTCCTGCTGGAATTCCAGCGACGACAGTTGAAGCAGGCGCACGGACTGCTGCAGACGCGGTGTGAGCGCGAAAGTTTGCTTCGCGCGTAGTTCGATTGTAGGCGGCATACAGACTCTTCCTGTGATTGTTCAAACAGCTTCGCGCCCTACCTACGCAACTGTCGTACCAGTTTTCGCAACTGTCTGTTTTGATTCGCCTTTGTGTTGCCGGAGCGCACGCCGCGTGCCCGTTCCCCGCGCGCATTTTACAAACGCTCTGAAATTCGAACCGAATCATGCGGCATCGCTACGAGCGGCCAGATCACGCGACACGCGACGACATTCCAGCACCGATGGGCACGACGCTTGCTGACCGTCTCACAGGGACGCGCCATTGAGCAGGATTGAAACGCGGCGCGTCCTGTGTCGGCGACGGACCAGACGGAACCGCGGCGGCAGTGTTCTTTGGTCGGGTCATCGGCGGCATCGCGCCGCGATCGATCGCACGGACAACAGGACCGCAACCCTGATCATCAACCGAGAAGGAGAAACCATGAAAACCATCCAGTTCCTCAAGGCCGCAGGCAGCATCGCATGTGTTGCATTCGCACTGAACGCTACGGCGCAAACGACGGCCTCCGCGCCGCCCGCCACTTCCGAGAGCGTTGGCCAGCATATCGACGACGGCACTGTGACCACCAAGGTCAAGGCCGAGCTGCTCGGCGCGAAGAACGTGAAGTCCACGCACATTCACGTGAAGACCCGCAAGGGCATCGTCTGGTTGTCGGGCTCGGTGCCATCGGCTGACGACAAGACTGCCGCGCAGGACGTCGTGCAAAACGTGTCCGGCGTGAAGGGTGTGAAGAACCATCTGAAGATCGCAGCCGATTAAGCGTTTGACGCATGCGCGTGTTTAACACGCACGCGTCAATGCGTTAAAGCGTCAGAGGCCGCCCTTGATTGGGCGGCCTCTTTTTATGTGCTGCCGGGCTCAGGCTTTCATCGCCGCGTACTGATCGCGCATCGCGCGAATGCGGTCATGGTTTTGCAGCACGCCGTGATATAACCGCTCGACCACTGCGCGCACATCTGCTGGCAGGTCTTTTTCGAGCGCTTCGTGAAAGCGCTGCTTCGCGGCGTCCTCGCCCTTTTCGCAATCGGCGAGAATCGCGTGATCCGCGCGGCTGCCCACGGCCGACTTCACATCGAGCCATCCGCGATGCAATGCGCCAGCGACGCTGCCACCGCCCTCCGGCTTGCCGCCCAGTTTCAACACGAGATCCTGCAGTTCGCGCGCGCCTTGCGTGCAACGGTCCGCGCTTTCGAGCAACGCCTCCTTGACGCTTGCGTGATTCGCGTCCTCGGCGGTTTTCATGAAGGCGCGCTCGGCGTCCTTCGACGTCTCGATCAGATCGTTCAGCACGGCAATGACATTCGTCGTCATACGTTGCTCCTTTTCCGTTATCCGTGGGATGCGAGCTGTTACGCACTCGTCATGCCCGGTATCCAGACATGCGTGTCGTCTTTGCCATTGTGGCGAGTAATTGCTTCCAGTCGGATTCCGGCGCTACGCCCTCGCGACCGCGAACGCAAGCCCCATGCGTACACGGCAAGAAGGCATGGATGTTGCTGCATAACGCTGCTGGACCCTCACGCACTGCGCAAAGGCTTTTAGCAAAGCGCGGTCGATACATAACGCGGGCCAGCCATCGACAAGGGAGAACTTCACCATGAGGATCAGGAGCGCGGAATGCCTGCTGTTCGTGGCCATTGCCACGTCAGCCATCGTTGCAGAGATACGCGCAAATACGCTGTCATCGAGCCAGACCAACGTGCCGGCGCCGACAGCCCCACACACCGCTCGCTTGCAAGCTTGCGATGAAGCGCACAACGGGATACTGCGGGCGGCGTGCGAAATGCAGAACGAGCGTCGTCCCATCGACGGAGACGATCGCCCGACCAACGGCGTCGCGACACCACACGCAGGCAAGCTCTGGGTTTGATCGTTGGGTTTGGCGAAGATTAGGCGCGCGGCTGCCGGGTACATTGCGGCAGCCGCCTTTTTTGCGCGCCTGGTTATGTCTTCAGCCGCCGGTCCGACTCCATCCCTTCTACGCGGAACAGGCCGCTGTGCAGAATGACGCTTTCGCCGCTGTTCTGATCGAGCGCTTCCGCGCACACGGATCGGATACGCGCGCGGCCACGCTCGTACGCGCCGACCAGTGCGTCTTCGAGTGGCGAATCAGCGCCGAAATGATCTTCGAGCGCCTCCGCCGAAATCGCGCACGCGACAGGCTCACCGTCGACGCACGCGTTGAAGCGCACAGTCAGGCTCGACCCATCGAACACGGGAGCATCATCGGTGAATGTGATGTGCATAAGAGAGTCCTCGTACGCCGCGCGCGGCATGAACACCTTGACAATCCCGTTCATGACGAAGCCTTGCGCGCATTGGCGAGTTGCTGTGCCATCGCGAGATGGTGACGAATGGTCGGGAGCGCGCGGGTCGCCGCTCCCTTCAGTTGCGGGTCCATGCCGCTTTCACTTTCCTTCTGAAACAGTTCAACCGCTTTCCGATGGCCGCCCACCGCGACTTCATCGATATAAGCCTTGTCGAAGTCGTCGCCCTTCAACCCTTGCAGCTTGCCGACCAGCGCCGAGTCCGCGCCCGGCGATGAGCCCAGGCCCTTCTGCGTCGCGACCACATCGAGACTGCGGGCGAGCTTCGTGTGATCCGCGAT
The Paraburkholderia terrae genome window above contains:
- a CDS encoding ATP-dependent DNA helicase, whose protein sequence is MTYTVAARTLCEFTARRGDLDLRFTPAPSALEGIAGHQAVTARRASGYEAEITLTGTHGSLTVRGRADGYDSALNRLEEIKTHRGDLERMPANHRTLHWAQALVYGHLLCEARALEELTVALVYFDIGDQKETVLTEQHTAASLRAFFEDQCERFVAWAAREEAHREARNAALNALRFPYGEFRSGQRELSVAVFRAARDGRCLMAQAPTGIGKTLGTIFPLLKACGADHLDRVFFLTAKTPGRALALEAVESLHRSEAALPLRTLELVARDKACEHPDKSCDGESCPLARGFYDRLPDARDTALQARTLDRAAVREAALAHGICPYYLAQEMARWCDVVIGDYNYYFDSSAMLYALTQLNGWRVAVLADEAHNLPDRARRMYSATLDQHAFRGARHAAPLALKRPFDRLNREWNALNRERNAAYEVLPDVPPKLQSALQNLIASIGDQLAETPQSVDENALRFYFDALHFMSLVEQFGDHSIVDVTLDAHRGQAHAKSSTEICVRNVIPAPFLKLRYAAARATIVFSGTLSPQHFYRDMLGLPDDTGWLDVEGPFRAEQLDVHVAHHVSTRWRDRERSLEPIVDLIAQQYAARPGNYLGFLSSFDYLQRVAGSMRERHPQVPIWTQEPRMDETARDAFLARFTTSGAGVGFAVLGGAFSEGIDLVGERLIGAFIATLGLPQMNDVNEQMRRTFDAQFGNGYDYAYLYPGMQKVVQAAGRVIRTEQDAGVVHLIDDRYRHADVKRLLPRWWKIET
- a CDS encoding VRR-NUC domain-containing protein codes for the protein MPTDAPDPFYYLSNFERALAWIASRYDDLLDDSERAFLDAFLRDDARLPKASRALLVRMLMRKGTLFRTGRLAYAEIGCPAQAAAPLAALGWVDADAGVSLDELFACATRPELQRIFAALPALKGLRKAEWLEALRVADPSHALPRRYREWDAAADEAALRVLVAPLCERFRLMFFGNLHQDWSEFVLADLGVYQYERVAFAPSSRAFQQRSDVDCYLALQACREALELTEDTAFDPLLEAVDAIDTQHNPWLALRRAKLLYAIGYQAERRRDWDAALRIYERCAWPGARHRRMRVLERDGHDEAALALALQAAAVPESEEEQQRVARMLPRLHRRLGVAAQKPAGVRAAQRGMLELPRPSEPVAVEYAVRDHLSTEDAPVHYVENALINSLFGLLCWEPVFEAVPGAFFHPFQRGPADLHAPDFRARRSAQFDACFAQFESGAYRETILRHFETKAGLQSPFVFWGMLTPELLTLALDCLPAAHLKLWFERLLLDIRANRSGLPDLIRFWPRERRYELIEVKGPGDRLQDNQIRWLAYCVQHDMPVRVLDIRWTESADDALAGATDAEAA
- a CDS encoding MFS transporter; translated protein: MRSASAVHDPSRQLLPFRESLLAMLGIAFVTMLVALDQTIVGTALPRIVADLKGFDFYAWVATSYMLASVITIPIFGRLGDLYGRKPFLIAAILLFTLASVLCGLASSMLFLVAARGLQGIGGGILIGTVFATVADLFPDPKLRLRWLVFVTSSFGIANIVGPTLGGMLTQMQGWRLVFFVNVPIGIVSLIFVQMFVPKLRHLKTSGPIQLDWLGAFVVAVTFGALQLLIELLPREGISGTTALLFAITTVCGLTLYFWEKRMGYPVVPVDVLLDRKLAPLFAMSVLGGFALFSMVFYVPLLFQGGYAMSPHDSGMLITPLLLGTTVGSVLNNRIVTRIRRANGLMYAGFAFFVIGCVALVSFKGHEPHIVWMACMGVSGLGLGLVATNLTICSQQIVARDHLGAVTALMQSLRIFGGMLGTAITGALLGHMYTQGVTRSLDSYQATQWLKSFASPDLLVDRNEQSALIEHLVAAGHSSDPMMHMAREALIASIHIGLSVAALAALIGLCLAWFVPAVQVTYAETEVRGA
- a CDS encoding FUSC family protein, which encodes MEPSTDPADREPSADTARREIPARHPFAALGNWLARVDPGTHRRIKGLRLVTAYGLASALGTLQDVTHGLPRDASVGLLAANFALWASVSEARTTRHESSRDLALLCAAAALGAAMYVCVAQPLLFFGHAGPELVLVTGAFLVGYLKRFGVTGGGLGSQIYIGQLLAYGANLVPADLPAIAIAGLIAMLASIVPRLLSGPAERPAVVAALSPGPEPVAGRPSPEFVMGLQAASGALVIVALNAWLNLAESVWAITACTYVVAGSATGTVQRVRRRIIGTLVGVPLGLICLPIAEHAPLLIWLAAALAMIVYSMALPERYDIACGAFAFTLIVTLAVNGIHSIPFLTARAWETLIGGVLGLLAAMVIFPLRLREK
- a CDS encoding TIGR03118 family protein, with translation MKSLFEVFGIAACGAALATLVSCGGGSGSNNMSTPAVSSFTAAALVSDGAVSAPHTDPNLKNAWGVAFNPKGFVWVADNGTNLATLYDGNGVPQSLVVTIPAGTNGDAAPTGIVFNGTPSFTVTQNGKSGVAAFIFAGEGGTITAWAPAVGPTNAFTMYDDAAGGAVYKGLALAANNGSNFLYATDFHNNKIDVFDTNFTKVTMPGGFKDSAIPAGFAPFGIQLIGSNLFVTYAMQDAAKHDDVAGAGQGMVDVFDTAGNLKQHFATGAPLNAPWGIAQAPSNFGTFSGAILIGNFGDGTINAFDSSSGKSMGPLKSSNGSTIVEPGLWGIAFGNNLSNQPSNTLFFAAGPNDEADGVYGRIDLNPASSSGTGTSSGSGTGSSSSGGVGVGM